In Trifolium pratense cultivar HEN17-A07 linkage group LG7, ARS_RC_1.1, whole genome shotgun sequence, a genomic segment contains:
- the LOC123898233 gene encoding vascular-related unknown protein 1-like — MLCYVIITRLIKHSLNYSMEKTVSASAIENTTYQHEESGWTSYFDDFSKNIEPSYCSSSSLGGSSLVSDAASCAAWKFSHKNHIRNSQNLSKKLSLKKTRTKQISQDDPLEDTASSPVNSPKVSDMNPREMISRKIDDQQDGSRGKGFNSEHFSELETNDCDMNFNGKNIDCTDLKKRGLCLVPMSMLVNYYG, encoded by the exons ATGCTTTGTTATGTTATAATTACAAGACTAATAAAGCATTCTCTGAATTATTCTATGGAAAAAACAGTATCAGCCAGTGCCATTGAAAACACAACTTATCAACATGAGGAAAGTGGTTGGACATCTTACTTTGATGATTTCTCTAAAAACATTGAACCAAGTTACTGTTCTTCTTCAAGTTTAGGTGGTTCCTCTTTGGTCTCAGATGCTGCTTCTTGTGCTGCATGGAAATTCTCACATAAAAATCACATTAGAAACTCACAAAACCTCTCTAAGAAACTCTCTTTGAAGAAAACAAGAACCAAACAAATATCACAAGATGACCCTTTAGAAGACACCGCCAGCTCCCCTGTCAATAGTCCTAAG GTAAGTGACATGAATCCAAGAGAAATGATTTCAAGGAAGATTGATGATCAACAAGATGGCTCTAGG GGTAAGGGATTTAACTCAGAACATTTTTCAGAGCTAGAGACAAATGATTGTGACATGAATTTCAATGGAAAAAATATTGATTGTACAGATTTGAAGAAAAGAGGACTCTGTTTGGTTCCCATGTCCATGTTGGTAAATTACTATGGATGA